A single Chromatiales bacterium DNA region contains:
- the epmB gene encoding EF-P beta-lysylation protein EpmB: MIPRSDFARQTPDWQHELARSFTSLEALLAYLGLPADALGPVPFDAAGFPLRVPRPFAERMRPGDPDDPLLRQIAASANELVKAPGFGSDPVGDHAARRGYGLLQKYHGRALLIATGACAVHCRYCFRRHFPYAEDALRDRDLDVLLEQLADDDSIDEVILSGGDPLSLRDERLATVVRRIEAIPHLRRLRIHTRVPVVLPQRVDDALVGWLGATRFTVIVVLHINHANEIDAAVIDAANRLAQAGAILLNQSVLLTGVNDSLDALTNLSLRLADARITPYYLHALDRVAGAAHFEVPDERAVQLLNDLRSRLPGYLVPRLVREIAGARSKLPLG, translated from the coding sequence ATGATACCGCGAAGCGACTTCGCGCGGCAGACGCCGGACTGGCAGCATGAGCTGGCCCGTTCGTTCACGAGCCTGGAAGCCCTGCTCGCGTACCTTGGTCTGCCCGCCGACGCGCTGGGGCCGGTCCCGTTTGATGCGGCGGGCTTTCCCCTGCGGGTGCCGCGACCGTTCGCCGAACGGATGCGCCCCGGCGATCCTGATGATCCGCTGCTGCGCCAGATCGCCGCATCGGCCAACGAACTCGTGAAGGCCCCGGGATTCGGTTCGGACCCGGTCGGCGACCACGCGGCGCGCCGCGGATACGGACTCCTGCAGAAATATCACGGTCGCGCGCTGCTGATCGCAACCGGCGCCTGTGCCGTGCATTGCCGGTACTGCTTCCGACGCCATTTTCCCTACGCGGAGGACGCACTACGCGACCGCGATCTGGACGTTCTGCTTGAACAGCTTGCCGACGATGATTCGATCGACGAGGTCATCCTGAGCGGCGGCGATCCACTGAGTCTGCGCGACGAACGGCTCGCCACCGTCGTCCGCCGCATCGAGGCCATCCCGCACCTTCGACGACTTCGCATTCACACGCGAGTCCCGGTCGTGCTCCCGCAGCGCGTCGACGACGCGCTCGTCGGCTGGCTGGGCGCAACCCGATTCACCGTGATCGTCGTTCTGCACATCAACCACGCCAACGAGATCGACGCAGCGGTGATCGACGCCGCGAATCGGCTGGCGCAGGCCGGGGCCATATTGTTGAACCAGTCTGTTCTGTTGACCGGTGTCAACGATTCGCTTGATGCCCTGACCAATCTCAGCCTGCGGCTCGCCGACGCCCGCATCACCCCCTACTATCTGCATGCGCTGGACCGGGTCGCCGGGGCCGCGCACTTCGAAGTTCCGGACGAGCGTGCCGTGCAGTTGCTCAATGACCTCCGCTCACGCCTGCCCGGCTATCTGGTGCCGCGCCTGGTGCGCGAGATCGCGGGCGCACGGTCGAAGCTGCCGCTTGGATGA
- the efp gene encoding elongation factor P, giving the protein MATYSTNEFRSGLKIILDGDPYNIVENEFVKPGKGQAFNRVRVRNLKTGRTVEKTFKSGDTVEAADVMDTEMQYVYTDGEFWYLMDPTSFEQLSADKTAMADAAQWLKGQETLLVTLWNGAPLNVQAPQTVILQITQTDPGVRGDTSGGGGKPATLETGAVVRVPLFVQEGEFVKVNTWTGEYISRAKEEG; this is encoded by the coding sequence ATGGCCACCTATAGTACCAACGAGTTCCGTTCCGGCCTCAAGATCATTCTCGACGGCGATCCGTACAACATCGTCGAAAACGAGTTCGTGAAACCCGGCAAGGGACAGGCGTTCAATCGTGTTCGGGTACGCAACCTGAAGACCGGTCGCACGGTCGAGAAGACCTTCAAGTCCGGCGACACGGTCGAGGCCGCCGACGTCATGGATACCGAAATGCAGTACGTCTACACCGACGGCGAGTTCTGGTATCTGATGGACCCGACGAGCTTCGAACAGCTCAGCGCCGACAAGACCGCCATGGCCGATGCCGCACAGTGGCTCAAGGGGCAGGAGACCTTGCTGGTGACCCTGTGGAACGGTGCGCCGCTCAACGTTCAGGCACCGCAGACGGTCATTCTGCAGATCACCCAAACCGATCCCGGTGTGCGCGGGGACACCTCCGGTGGTGGCGGAAAACCGGCGACGCTGGAGACCGGTGCCGTGGTCCGTGTGCCGCTGTTCGTGCAGGAAGGCGAGTTCGTCAAGGTCAACACCTGGACGGGCGAGTACATCTCCCGCGCGAAAGAGGAAGGCTGA
- the genX gene encoding EF-P lysine aminoacylase GenX: MSDLDWRPACSVAALRRRAILLAAIREFFAGRDVLEVDTPILSRAGNPDPNIEPVRTSPGAGLSALCLATSPEFAMKRLLAAGSGAIYQIAHAFRAGERGRWHNPEFSILEWYRPGFSVEDLVGEIDALLDAVGLTSVAGPMRRIEYRDAFVTALDVDPLSASLGQLARLAPQQDFGQERETWLDYLFSHRVQPTLAGRVCVSHWPASQAALARLVPGRPELAERFEIFVDGLELANGFHELADAAEQRRRFESDRARRAGNGQPDIALDEALLAALGDGFPDCSGVALGLDRLLVLLSGAKSLDDVLAFPIERA; encoded by the coding sequence ATGTCCGACCTCGACTGGCGACCGGCCTGTTCGGTTGCGGCGCTGCGCCGGCGTGCAATCTTGCTCGCCGCGATTCGCGAGTTCTTTGCCGGTCGCGACGTTCTGGAAGTCGACACCCCGATCCTTTCGCGCGCCGGGAATCCCGATCCCAACATTGAGCCCGTGCGCACTTCGCCGGGCGCCGGGCTCTCGGCACTCTGTCTGGCCACCTCGCCCGAGTTTGCGATGAAGCGCCTGCTCGCGGCCGGCAGCGGTGCGATCTACCAGATCGCACATGCGTTCCGGGCCGGCGAGCGTGGGCGCTGGCACAACCCCGAGTTTTCCATTCTGGAGTGGTACCGGCCGGGATTCTCGGTCGAGGACCTGGTCGGGGAGATCGATGCATTGCTCGATGCGGTCGGATTGACCTCCGTTGCGGGCCCCATGCGCAGGATCGAATACCGGGATGCGTTCGTGACGGCGCTGGACGTGGACCCGCTTTCGGCATCGCTCGGCCAGCTGGCCCGACTCGCGCCGCAACAGGACTTTGGTCAGGAGCGCGAGACCTGGCTGGACTACCTGTTCAGCCACCGGGTTCAACCGACACTGGCCGGGCGCGTCTGCGTCTCCCACTGGCCGGCCTCGCAGGCGGCGCTCGCGCGGCTGGTGCCCGGGCGGCCCGAGCTTGCCGAGCGCTTCGAGATCTTTGTCGACGGGCTGGAACTCGCCAACGGCTTCCACGAGTTGGCCGACGCAGCCGAGCAGCGGCGCCGGTTCGAGTCGGATCGCGCGCGCCGCGCCGGGAACGGTCAGCCGGATATCGCCCTCGACGAGGCCCTGCTTGCGGCGCTCGGCGACGGGTTTCCCGACTGCAGCGGCGTCGCGCTGGGCCTGGATCGACTGCTGGTGCTGCTGAGTGGCGCGAAGTCGCTCGACGACGTCTTGGCGTTTCCGATCGAGCGGGCCTGA
- the psd gene encoding phosphatidylserine decarboxylase (Phosphatidylserine decarboxylase is synthesized as a single chain precursor. Generation of the pyruvoyl active site from a Ser is coupled to cleavage of a Gly-Ser bond between the larger (beta) and smaller (alpha chains). It is an integral membrane protein.), which produces MAGSSFSDRAFTALVGLLAQHALSRAVHAVTRVRARFVRTALIGVFQRIYKVDLADAAPAPEDGYPSFNAFFTRALAPGRRPVQGDSLTLVSPADAVVSQAGAIQAGRIFQAKGHDFDVLELLGGQTDLASPFAGGRFATLYLSPRDYHRVHAPLDFELRTQVHVPGRLYSVNAATTRARPRLFARNERVVCYGETPAGPMAIVLVGALFVGSIETVWAGEITPPAGRRVVRREFPRGAEAVRIARGEELGRFNMGSTVIVLTGPNIAWNEPVVADATVRVGQTIGSICD; this is translated from the coding sequence GTGGCCGGGTCCAGCTTTTCCGACCGCGCCTTTACGGCCCTGGTCGGGCTCCTGGCGCAGCATGCCCTGTCGCGCGCCGTGCATGCGGTCACGCGCGTGCGGGCGCGCTTCGTTCGAACCGCCCTCATCGGGGTGTTTCAACGCATTTACAAGGTCGATCTCGCAGACGCCGCCCCGGCCCCTGAAGATGGCTACCCGAGCTTCAACGCGTTCTTTACCCGCGCGCTGGCGCCCGGCCGCCGACCGGTGCAGGGCGATTCACTCACCCTCGTGAGCCCGGCGGATGCCGTGGTCAGCCAGGCCGGCGCGATCCAGGCCGGCCGAATCTTCCAGGCCAAGGGCCACGATTTCGACGTGCTGGAACTGCTCGGTGGCCAGACCGATCTCGCCTCGCCGTTCGCGGGCGGCCGGTTCGCGACGCTGTACCTCTCGCCGCGCGACTATCACCGGGTACATGCACCGCTGGATTTCGAGCTTCGCACCCAGGTTCATGTGCCGGGGCGCCTGTACAGCGTGAATGCGGCCACGACGCGGGCGCGCCCACGCCTGTTTGCCCGTAACGAACGTGTGGTGTGCTACGGCGAAACGCCGGCCGGCCCCATGGCAATCGTGCTCGTCGGCGCCCTGTTCGTGGGTTCCATCGAGACCGTCTGGGCCGGTGAGATCACGCCGCCGGCCGGCCGGCGAGTCGTGCGCCGGGAGTTCCCGCGGGGGGCGGAAGCCGTCCGTATCGCTCGCGGGGAAGAACTCGGTCGCTTCAACATGGGCTCGACCGTGATTGTGCTCACTGGTCCGAACATCGCCTGGAATGAACCGGTCGTAGCGGATGCCACCGTACGCGTCGGCCAGACAATCGGCAGCATCTGCGACTGA
- a CDS encoding alanine--glyoxylate aminotransferase family protein, with product MTFTSFNPPVRTLMGPGPSDVHPRVLEAMARPTIGHLDPAFVGLMDDIKGLLQYAFRTQNALTLPVSAPGSAGMETCFVNLVHRGDTVIVCQNGVFGGRMKENVERIGAKAVMVQDDWGKPVDPNKVEDALKAHPDASVLAFVHAETSTGAQSDAQTLAKLADRHDCLTIVDAVTSLGGTPLEVDAWGLDAVYSGSQKCLSCTPGLSPVTFSERAAERIRSRTDKAQSWFLDLNLVMGYWGGATKRAYHHTAPINALYGLHESLVMLHEEGIEASWARHARHHEALKAGLAALGISMLVDEPHRLPQLNAVHIPEGIDDAKVRSRLLNEFNLEIGAGLGALAGKIWRIGLMGYAARPQNVLFALGALETVLGEMSAQIEAGRAVAAAEAALKAA from the coding sequence ATGACCTTCACGAGCTTCAACCCCCCCGTTCGCACCCTGATGGGGCCCGGTCCGTCGGACGTCCACCCGCGCGTGCTCGAGGCGATGGCCCGCCCGACCATTGGCCACCTGGACCCGGCGTTCGTCGGCCTGATGGACGACATCAAGGGGCTGCTCCAGTACGCATTCCGCACGCAAAACGCGCTCACCCTGCCCGTCTCCGCGCCCGGGTCGGCTGGCATGGAAACCTGTTTCGTGAATCTCGTGCATCGCGGTGACACCGTGATCGTCTGCCAGAACGGCGTATTCGGCGGACGCATGAAGGAGAACGTCGAGCGCATCGGCGCCAAGGCCGTCATGGTGCAGGACGACTGGGGCAAACCGGTCGACCCGAACAAGGTCGAGGACGCACTGAAGGCGCATCCAGATGCGAGCGTGCTCGCGTTCGTGCACGCGGAAACCTCCACCGGCGCGCAGTCCGACGCGCAGACCCTCGCCAAGCTTGCCGACCGCCACGACTGCCTGACGATCGTCGACGCGGTGACCTCACTCGGCGGCACGCCGCTGGAAGTCGACGCCTGGGGGCTGGACGCGGTGTACTCCGGCAGCCAGAAATGCCTCTCCTGCACGCCGGGGTTGTCGCCGGTCACGTTCAGCGAACGTGCGGCCGAGCGGATTCGCTCGCGCACGGACAAGGCGCAGTCCTGGTTCCTGGACCTGAACCTGGTCATGGGCTACTGGGGCGGCGCAACTAAACGCGCTTATCACCACACCGCGCCGATCAACGCCCTGTACGGACTGCACGAATCACTGGTCATGTTGCACGAGGAAGGCATCGAGGCCTCCTGGGCGCGCCACGCACGGCACCATGAAGCCCTCAAGGCCGGTCTTGCGGCGCTTGGCATCAGCATGCTGGTCGACGAGCCCCACCGTCTCCCGCAGCTCAATGCCGTGCATATTCCGGAGGGTATCGACGACGCCAAGGTGCGTTCACGCCTGCTCAACGAGTTCAATCTGGAAATCGGCGCCGGCCTCGGCGCACTGGCCGGCAAGATCTGGCGCATTGGGCTCATGGGCTATGCCGCCCGCCCGCAGAATGTGCTGTTTGCGCTCGGCGCGCTCGAAACCGTGCTCGGCGAGATGTCGGCACAAATCGAGGCCGGTCGCGCCGTGGCCGCCGCAGAGGCCGCGCTCAAAGCCGCCTGA
- a CDS encoding Hsp20/alpha crystallin family protein: MNIATYRPFDLFARLERELNGRSTATSESPTTSFAVDIREEVNRFVLRADLPGVEPKDIEVSVDKGVLTIRGERVGENSETDEKAGYTRIERNRGAFERRFTLPDSVDADAIEAASSNGVLTLTVPKRAEVQPRRIAVH; this comes from the coding sequence ATGAATATCGCAACCTATCGTCCGTTCGATCTGTTCGCCCGCCTCGAGCGTGAACTCAACGGGCGTTCCACGGCCACCAGCGAATCGCCGACCACGAGTTTTGCGGTCGACATTCGCGAAGAAGTCAACCGCTTCGTGCTGCGCGCCGATCTGCCGGGCGTGGAGCCGAAAGACATCGAGGTCAGCGTCGACAAGGGCGTGCTGACGATTCGCGGCGAGCGTGTCGGCGAAAACTCGGAAACCGACGAAAAGGCCGGCTACACTCGGATCGAGCGCAACCGGGGCGCATTCGAACGCCGCTTCACGCTGCCGGATTCCGTCGATGCCGACGCGATCGAGGCCGCGAGCAGCAACGGTGTGCTGACACTGACTGTGCCGAAGCGCGCAGAGGTTCAACCGCGTCGCATCGCGGTGCATTGA
- the msrB gene encoding peptide-methionine (R)-S-oxide reductase MsrB — protein sequence MSDDHDPRDADWRARLSPEQYRITREKGTERAFTGKYWDSKTIGMYRCVCCGAELFDSSTKFDSGSGWPSFTAPATANGVDEHEDRSFGMRRTEVTCHRCGAHLGHVFPDGPGPTGLRYCINSASLDLDEK from the coding sequence ATGTCCGACGATCATGATCCGCGGGACGCTGACTGGCGTGCGCGACTGAGCCCCGAGCAGTATCGCATTACGCGCGAGAAGGGCACCGAACGTGCGTTCACCGGTAAATACTGGGACAGCAAGACGATCGGCATGTACCGCTGCGTGTGTTGCGGGGCGGAACTGTTCGACTCGAGCACGAAATTCGATTCCGGCTCCGGCTGGCCGAGCTTTACGGCACCGGCAACCGCGAATGGCGTGGATGAACACGAAGACCGCAGCTTCGGCATGCGGCGCACCGAAGTCACCTGCCACCGCTGCGGGGCGCATCTGGGCCACGTGTTTCCCGATGGTCCCGGCCCCACCGGGCTGCGTTACTGCATCAACTCCGCTTCGCTGGATCTTGACGAAAAGTGA
- a CDS encoding class I SAM-dependent methyltransferase, which produces MSALGRFLSAGLTDDALHMRTPDGAVETIGRGSTTLEWVFHDARTPARILRNPGLNLGETYMEGQWDVSGGSLLELLRVLFVAVPDRRSFWVRAFARTESVLQSLNRIARSYRNVAHHYDLDESLFRLFLDTDMHYSCAYFPRPGMDLDAAQQAKCTHIARKLCLSAGQRVLDIGSGWGGMAMHLAREHAVEVTGITLSKEQLRVSRERVTAAGLGDRVRFELCDYREHRGRYDRVVSIGMFEHVGLAHFQRFFQAAANLVSDDGAMLLHTIGSSGPPSPTNAWIARHIFPGGYIPALSETSRAIERAGWVQTDIETLRLHYADTLKAWHERFQRQRARFVERLGERFCRMWEFYLQASEASFRWRDLVVFQLQLAKRHGAIPITREYMYRP; this is translated from the coding sequence ATGTCCGCGCTCGGCCGGTTTCTGTCCGCTGGCCTGACCGACGATGCGCTGCACATGCGCACACCCGACGGTGCGGTCGAAACCATCGGCCGCGGAAGCACAACCCTGGAGTGGGTGTTTCACGACGCCCGCACCCCTGCGCGGATTCTGCGCAACCCCGGACTGAATCTGGGCGAGACCTACATGGAAGGTCAATGGGACGTTTCCGGAGGCTCGCTGCTCGAACTGTTGCGCGTACTGTTCGTCGCCGTGCCCGACCGACGCTCGTTCTGGGTCCGCGCGTTTGCGCGCACCGAAAGCGTTTTGCAGAGCCTCAACCGGATCGCGCGCAGCTACCGGAACGTCGCGCACCACTACGATCTGGACGAATCGCTGTTCCGCCTGTTCCTGGATACGGACATGCACTACTCCTGTGCCTACTTCCCCAGGCCCGGGATGGACCTCGACGCTGCGCAGCAGGCGAAGTGCACCCATATCGCACGCAAGCTGTGCCTGAGCGCCGGCCAGAGGGTGCTCGACATCGGTTCGGGCTGGGGCGGGATGGCCATGCATCTGGCGCGCGAACACGCGGTCGAGGTCACCGGCATCACCCTGTCAAAGGAACAGTTGAGAGTCTCCCGCGAACGCGTGACGGCTGCCGGCCTCGGCGACCGTGTACGTTTCGAGCTATGCGACTACCGCGAGCATCGAGGTCGTTATGATCGAGTCGTCTCGATCGGCATGTTCGAGCACGTCGGGCTTGCGCATTTTCAGCGCTTTTTCCAGGCCGCGGCGAATCTCGTCAGCGACGATGGTGCGATGTTGCTGCACACGATCGGCAGTTCCGGACCGCCGTCGCCAACCAATGCATGGATCGCACGGCATATCTTCCCCGGCGGCTATATCCCGGCGTTGTCGGAAACCAGCCGCGCGATCGAACGGGCGGGATGGGTGCAGACCGATATCGAAACCCTGCGGCTTCACTATGCCGACACGCTCAAGGCCTGGCATGAGCGTTTTCAGCGCCAGCGTGCGCGATTCGTCGAACGCCTCGGCGAACGCTTCTGTCGCATGTGGGAGTTCTATCTACAGGCCAGCGAGGCGTCTTTCCGCTGGCGCGATCTGGTGGTGTTTCAGCTGCAACTCGCGAAACGCCACGGCGCGATACCGATCACCCGGGAGTATATGTACCGTCCCTGA
- a CDS encoding dihydrolipoyl dehydrogenase: MSREVDVAIIGAGTAGLSALSQVRRATSSFVLINGGPLGTTCARVGCMPSKAAIQVAHDFHRRDLFERHGIDGADSLSLDQTEAMEHVRDLRDNFVDRVLSNSTDHLGAEHLIDGYAELISPNELRVNNQTIRARAIIIAAGTQPIVPPEWAAFSDRILTTDTFFEQETLPPRIAVFGLGIVGLELGQTLARMGVEVTGLELGERIAGITDPAANTAAIEAIGRDFPIWVNARGTIAPHGDALRVHAGEREVEVDAVLAALGRRADLNRLRIDRLGLPLDHTGLPAYDPHTMQIGDLPVFIAGDIVGHRPILHEAGDEGRIAGYNATQAKPVAFRRRTPLAIVFSDPNIAMVGTPFNELDPATTVIGEMPMAPVGRALIMGANRGLIRVYADKRDGRVLGATLVAPQGENLAHLLAWSIQRNSTVVDLLRMPYYHPVIEEALQAALRNALGQLECEIPTMPEFETLA, translated from the coding sequence ATGAGCAGAGAAGTAGACGTAGCCATCATCGGCGCCGGTACCGCCGGACTTTCCGCACTGTCGCAGGTGCGTCGCGCCACCAGTTCGTTCGTGCTGATCAACGGCGGGCCGCTCGGCACGACCTGTGCGCGGGTGGGCTGCATGCCATCGAAGGCCGCGATCCAGGTCGCGCACGACTTCCACCGCCGCGACCTGTTCGAGCGCCATGGCATCGATGGCGCCGATTCGCTGTCGCTGGACCAGACCGAAGCCATGGAGCATGTGCGCGATCTGCGCGACAACTTCGTCGATCGGGTGCTTTCCAACAGCACGGACCACCTCGGCGCCGAACATCTGATCGACGGCTACGCCGAGCTGATTTCGCCCAACGAACTGCGCGTGAACAATCAGACCATTCGCGCACGAGCCATCATCATCGCTGCGGGCACGCAGCCGATCGTGCCGCCGGAATGGGCGGCATTCAGCGATCGAATCCTGACGACCGACACCTTCTTCGAACAGGAAACCCTGCCCCCGCGCATCGCGGTCTTCGGGCTGGGCATCGTTGGGCTGGAACTCGGGCAGACACTGGCGCGGATGGGCGTCGAGGTCACCGGCCTGGAGCTGGGCGAGCGCATCGCGGGAATTACCGATCCCGCCGCGAACACCGCCGCGATCGAGGCAATCGGTCGCGACTTCCCGATCTGGGTCAACGCCCGCGGCACGATTGCACCGCACGGCGATGCCCTGCGCGTGCACGCCGGCGAGCGCGAGGTCGAAGTCGATGCCGTACTCGCCGCACTGGGACGGCGTGCCGATTTGAATCGCCTGCGGATCGACCGCCTCGGTCTGCCGCTGGACCACACCGGCCTGCCGGCCTACGATCCGCACACCATGCAGATCGGCGATCTGCCGGTGTTCATTGCCGGTGACATCGTCGGTCACCGACCGATCCTGCACGAAGCCGGCGACGAGGGCCGGATTGCCGGCTACAACGCGACGCAGGCAAAACCGGTGGCATTCCGGCGCCGCACGCCACTGGCGATCGTGTTTTCGGACCCGAACATCGCCATGGTCGGAACACCGTTCAACGAACTCGATCCCGCCACCACGGTGATCGGCGAAATGCCCATGGCGCCGGTCGGCCGAGCCTTGATCATGGGCGCCAATCGCGGCCTGATCCGGGTGTATGCGGACAAGCGCGACGGCCGCGTTCTCGGCGCGACACTGGTCGCACCGCAGGGCGAAAACCTCGCGCATCTGCTGGCCTGGTCGATTCAGCGAAATTCGACCGTCGTCGATCTGCTGCGGATGCCCTATTACCACCCGGTGATCGAGGAGGCCCTACAGGCCGCGCTTCGCAATGCGCTCGGGCAACTCGAGTGCGAGATTCCCACCATGCCGGAGTTCGAAACTCTGGCCTGA
- a CDS encoding aldo/keto reductase — MALRALGHTGIEISPIVLGSVKFGRNTGVKYPRPFDLPTDAEIRDLLALARELGINAIDTAPAYGVAEQRLGALLETPADWVLISKVGEAFDGKNSCFDFSANATRDSVERSLRRLGRETIDIVLVHSNGDDLAIARDEPVLETLATLKREGAIRAIGMSTKTVAGALWCAEHCDVVMLTLNPGHTVELPAIDACNANGCGVLVKKGFASGHLADRPDGAKQAIEFVLGTPGVHALVVGTINPAHLRANVAAANSLVPTDLKM, encoded by the coding sequence ATGGCGCTGAGAGCGCTTGGCCACACCGGCATCGAAATCAGCCCGATCGTACTCGGCAGCGTCAAATTCGGCCGCAACACCGGCGTCAAGTATCCCCGCCCCTTCGATCTGCCAACCGATGCGGAAATCCGCGATCTTCTCGCCCTTGCGCGCGAACTCGGCATCAACGCAATCGACACCGCCCCGGCTTACGGCGTCGCTGAACAGCGGCTCGGCGCACTGCTGGAGACACCCGCGGACTGGGTGTTGATCTCGAAGGTCGGCGAGGCATTCGACGGGAAGAACTCATGCTTCGATTTTTCCGCCAACGCCACGCGGGACAGCGTCGAACGCAGCCTGCGTCGGCTGGGCCGCGAGACGATCGACATCGTGCTTGTGCACAGCAACGGCGACGATCTCGCCATCGCAAGGGACGAGCCGGTGCTGGAAACGCTCGCGACTCTGAAACGCGAGGGGGCGATTCGTGCGATCGGCATGTCGACCAAGACCGTCGCCGGCGCACTGTGGTGCGCCGAGCACTGTGATGTCGTAATGCTCACCCTGAATCCGGGCCACACCGTGGAGCTTCCGGCCATCGACGCGTGCAACGCCAACGGATGTGGCGTGCTGGTGAAAAAGGGTTTCGCCAGCGGCCATCTGGCGGACCGCCCGGACGGGGCGAAACAGGCCATTGAGTTCGTGCTCGGAACCCCGGGCGTTCACGCGCTGGTCGTCGGCACGATCAACCCGGCACATCTGCGCGCGAACGTAGCAGCGGCGAATTCCCTCGTTCCCACTGACTTGAAAATGTAA